ctgtcaaccaggctggcctcaaactcagagatgcacctgcctctgcctccttagtgctggaataaaagtgtgacccaccaccacctggttttttgtttgtttgtttgtatttttgagacaaggtttctctgtgtagctcttgctgtcctggaacctgctttgtagaccaggctggcctcaaactcacagagatccacctgcctctgcctcctgtgtgctgggattaaaggtgtatgcaccaccattgcctggcctctttttaaaaaaaaacaaaacaaaacaggatttcagggttgggaatttagctcagtggtagagtgcttgcctagcaagtgcaaggccctgggttcggtcctcagctccgaataAAAACcaaaacggggctggagagatggctcagtggttaagagcactgactgctcttccagaggtcctgagttcaattcccagcacccacatggtagcttaccaccatctataatgagatctggtgccctcttctggcgtgtagacacacatgcatgcaggacactgtatacataataaataaatctttaaaaaaaacaaaacaggatttcaaatagcccagcctggcctcaaactcatgcttGGTATGTATCTGAAACTGGTCTTAAGtacctgctcctgctgcctctgtCGACATCCTGAgtgcctgagtgctggggctggaaGAGTACATGCATCACTATACCTGGGTTTCTTAGCCTATGTGTGCAcaccaagtcttttttttttttttttttttttgagtgtccTGCACCAGGTGCTGGGTtaatttgatccctagcactgtTGGTAGGTATTATAAGACGTGCCTGGAATCCTAACactaggaagcagaagcagaggatcaCAAGTCATCCTCCACTTcctagggagtttgaggccagcctggaatagaGACCctatactgtctcaaaaaagtgggTGACAGATGAGAAGTATGCTTGGAATGTTTAGAACAAACACGAAATAAGAGTCCTAGGGGAAATGAAGACCTGGAGAGGGCTATGATGGAGTTAGCTGAGCAGGACTCGGGAGGAGGAGTACCACACAGAGACTAGTTGGTCTAAGTCGTTCATGTTGAGAGCATTTCCCAGAAAACAGCACGACCTGGTGGAGGGAGCAGAATTCACAGTCACAGATGGGGCTTAGAAACCTTACCCTCCTTCTCTTTGTGCCTGTCTAACAGATTCCGGGACCCAAAATCCCAGCGGACACACCAGGCTCAGGTGGCCTTTCAGGTGTGCGTGCGCCCTGGCTCCTACACTCCCGGACCTCCGTCGGCTGCCCTCAGAGAACTTCCTGACCAGCACTTCAGCCCCTCGGAACTTGAGTGGGTCACTAAGGAGAAAGGAGCCACCCTCCTCTATGCCCTGCTGGTACGGGTGGAATAGGGGTGAGCTACCACTCCTTTAAGCACAGCTGGGCCTCAAGCCCCGGCCGGACTCGATGACGACTGCCTCCACCTCATTCCAGTGACTTGGGCATGTGCGGTGCTTTCCTGGCAGGAGGCACGCAGACAGGCTTTGGTTTATCCAGGTGTGAAGCACATCTCTACATTCAGGGCCCAGCACACTCCCTCTGCGGAGAGGGAGCTTGTAGGGAGCCCGGCTCCAAGCTCTGGGTCCCCCCTTCATGCACTGATTTAGGGAACATGACTCCCTActaccccctccccccatatCACTTAATTTATTTCCGTTTTTGTTCTGGTTACTGTGAATCCCAAAGGAGTATCTCTGTGCCCACACGAAGCTGCTTTTTCCGTGGCCACGGGGTGCCATGGGGCgggagtgggaaggaagggcagCCCAAGAAAGCTGCGGGCTCTCTGTACAGTTGTTACTGACTCTGATTTCTAAGGAGCCAATAAATACTGTCTTCAGAGCATCTGCCTCCGCCTCTGTCTCCGCGCCTTCACGAGATGAAGAGTTCCAGAGCTCTTGGCATGAGGCTAGATCGTCCCAGGCCTCTGTAAACACACATGGCATTGGGACAACCCGGCACCCGTCTCCAAGCGCTTCCGCCTTTCCTCTCATCCAATCCGCTGAGCCTGTTGCCGTCATGACTCCGGAAGGACTTATCCTGGTCGCCGGATGTGACGCAGGATTCAAGGCGCGGCGGAGGCCACGGAGAAAGCGCCGAGAAGGCGGGTAGGGGGGGTTGGCGCCAGGGCTGCGCGGGAGGGGCGGGGGCGCAGAGCCTAGGACCCCCTCACGCGCGCTGAGGTCGAGACCTGGAGGGACGCTGGTGCCCAGGACACGTGACCGCAGTGGCGAGCGGGCGGCGGACAGGCTTCGGCCTCGGCGGGTCCCCTAAGCTTCCACTTCCCTGCAGGCCCCGCCTGAGGTCTGGCAGTCAGTGACAGAGCCGGGCGCCCACTGCCCGAGCGTCAACAGCACCATGCCCGCACTTCTGGAGCGCCCCAAGCTCTCCAACGCCATGGCCAGGGCTTTGCACCGGCACATCATGATGGAGCGAGAGCGTAAACGGCAGGGTGAGCCTGGGCCAGAGCGGGAGGACACGGCCCAGGGTGGCTCTGCTACCCACGAACCTGCCCCCATCCACGGGCCAAGCTGTGCGCCTGCTGGAGGCTAAAAGGGAGGCAGCGGCGCCTTCAGGGTGTGAGCGAAGAGGCCCGTCTAAGTTCCAGAACCCTGGGCTGGGAAGGACCTTGGAGAGCACCTAATGAAGCCTCGTTCTCCCTGTGGCTGTGATGGAATAACTGGTTtttgctggtcttcagtctaacACTCAGCTTATTTTCACTGTCCTGCCGCTTCCCCGTTCTGTCTGATtcttcagaggaggaagaggtggacaAGATGATGGAACAGAAGATGAAAGAagagcaggagagaagaaagaaaaaggagatggaagagagaatgtcaCTAGAAGAGACCAAGGAACAAGTAAGTAACCCCTCATCACTCCCACTTctgatttcttctcttccctcccctcgcCTTCATCTGCTCATCCTTCTTCCAGATTCTGAAGCTGCAGGAGAAGCTCTCGGCTCTACAGGAGGAGAAGCACCAGCTTTTCTTGCAGCTCAAAAAAGTTTTGCACGAGGAAGAAAAACGAAGACGAAAGGAACAGAGGTGTGATCAGATAGCTAAAAGTAAAACTGTGCGGTGGAGCAGGTGATAAGAGAATCGGTTTACTAGCAGAAGGTGGTTACCTAACTGACCTGTCTTCCTTTCACTCCAGTGACCTGACCACTCTGACATCAGCTGCATACCAGCAGAGCCTGACTGTTCACACGGGAACTCACCTCCTCAGCATGCAGGGTGAGGACTAAAGCCAGGGCTCTCCTGGAGGTTGCAGCCTCCCAATTCAGCATCATGAAGCCCCTCTCCCTTTCTAGGGAGTCCTGGAGGACACAATCGCCCAGGTACTCTCATGGCAGCTGACAGAGCCAAGCAGATGTTTGGACCCCAAGTGCTTACGGTGAGGATgggtcttctttttttaatgcccTAAAGACAGTCTCTTGTaagctcaggttggctttgaagtCAATATGTAGTCAATGTCTCCTCCACcttccatgtgctggaattaatgtTATGTCAACAAGGCCAGCTTGAAAAATGTTTGGTGTGTAGCCTCAgttgctttctcctcctcttcctggtaTCCCAACCATCAGTAAAGTACAAACATACCAAGCATGTAGTATGGAGGAGCCAAGTAGAGCATAAAGACAAGTTTATTTTTCTAGGTGCTGTGTGAGCAgtgttttccttttccccttaGACCCGGCACTACGTGGGATCTGCAGCTGCTTTTGCAGGGACCCCAGAACATGGACAATTCCAAGGCAGCCCAGGGGGTGCCTATGGGACTGCTCAGCCCCCACCTCACTATGGGCCTACACAACCAGCCTATAGTCCTAGCCAGCAGCTCAGAGGTGAGTGTTGGTTCTCCTCAGACGGGAGGGAAGAGCCGCAAGAGCATCAGGAGCTAATGGAgctctcctgccttcctcagcACCGTCAGCCTTTCCTGCTGTGCAGTACCTGTCTCAGCCGCAGCCACAACCCTACGCAGTGCACGGCCACTTCCAGCCCACCCAGACAGGTGATGACCCCTGGCAGgagccttagcttcctgagtcctgTCACCACCTGCTCATTTCAAATCCCTCTTCTCCCCTAGGGTTCCTCCAGCCTGGTGGTGCCCTATCTCTGCAAAAGCAGATGGAACATGCCAATCAGCAGACTAGCTTCTCTGACTCAGTGAGTATGGAGCCTTGGG
This Peromyscus leucopus breed LL Stock chromosome 8b, UCI_PerLeu_2.1, whole genome shotgun sequence DNA region includes the following protein-coding sequences:
- the Gps2 gene encoding G protein pathway suppressor 2 isoform X2; the encoded protein is MPALLERPKLSNAMARALHRHIMMERERKRQEEEEVDKMMEQKMKEEQERRKKKEMEERMSLEETKEQILKLQEKLSALQEEKHQLFLQLKKVLHEEEKRRRKEQSDLTTLTSAAYQQSLTVHTGTHLLSMQGSPGGHNRPGTLMAADRAKQMFGPQVLTTRHYVGSAAAFAGTPEHGQFQGSPGGAYGTAQPPPHYGPTQPAYSPSQQLRAPSAFPAVQYLSQPQPQPYAVHGHFQPTQTGFLQPGGALSLQKQMEHANQQTSFSDSSSLRPMHPQALHPAPGLLASPQLPVQMQAAGKSGFATTSQPGPRLPFIQHSQNPRFYHK
- the Gps2 gene encoding G protein pathway suppressor 2 isoform X1, translated to MPALLERPKLSNAMARALHRHIMMERERKRQEEEEVDKMMEQKMKEEQERRKKKEMEERMSLEETKEQILKLQEKLSALQEEKHQLFLQLKKVLHEEEKRRRKEQSDLTTLTSAAYQQSLTVHTGTHLLSMQGSPGGHNRPGTLMAADRAKQMFGPQVLTTRHYVGSAAAFAGTPEHGQFQGSPGGAYGTAQPPPHYGPTQPAYSPSQQLRAPSAFPAVQYLSQPQPQPYAVHGHFQPTQTGFLQPGGALSLQKQMEHANQQTSFSDSSSLRPMHPQALHPAPGLLASPQLPVQMQAAGKVLPLPANLALDSLSSSTARTHDSTTSNHQTATYPSIPRGGGSSYVPQTNKMYPLPSRLWLLFASLLKWMKDWLRGAMFFIANRL